In Siniperca chuatsi isolate FFG_IHB_CAS linkage group LG16, ASM2008510v1, whole genome shotgun sequence, the following proteins share a genomic window:
- the ches1 gene encoding checkpoint suppressor 1 — MGPTMPPSKKAQSPSSGASASQGMSPPYRQGDAATAASEAEAADLSLSLSASFSKAEDEELTSLSWLHESTDLLNSFSHSGLRSVSPLQDPDGQHARSPSSSSPSPDDPLLSDAHSAYDLVAGANRKPPYSFSCLIFMAIEDAPNKRLPVKDIYGWILEHFPYFASAPTGWKNSVRHNLSLNKCFKKVDKDRSQSIGKGSLWSIDPEYRHNLIQALKKTPYHPYSPGLATPSTSPPTLPQTFHHSPPLWSGSPLFRKNGGVLLQVPRGVIQNGARVRSQALFPVIRPLPVSPVGSRTSAIRSSLGDYLSRGQDSPSRYSPPPCSEDLQDDHTYSTAKSPSRLCSSEVATPSSLLDDDDDIIAVEIQSDIKPEPREIPLDSHVTTAAATYISQQPLRGQRRSSGAGAGTLAGSSLPWTKNRARGISDTLPLKKRRAAAVEKPPESDDEEMKEAAGSLLHLAGVRACLNNITNRTAKGQKEQKEALRN, encoded by the exons ATGGGACCCACCATGCCCCCCAGTAAGAAGGCCCAGAGCCCCAGTAGTGGAGCCAGTGCTTCGCAGGGTATGAGCCCACCGTACCGGCAGGGGGACGCCGCCACAGCAGCATCCGAGGCCGAGGCGGCTGACCTCTCGCTGTCCCTGTCCGCCTCCTTCTCCAAGGCCGAGGACGAGGAGCTCACCAGCCTCTCCTGGCTCCACGAGAGCACCGACCTCCTCAACAGCTTCAGCCACTCAGGGCTGCGTAGCGTCTCCCCCCTGCAGGACCCCGACGGTCAGCACGCACGCTCGCCCTCCTCGTCGTCTCCCTCCCCTGACGACCCCCTGCTCAGCGATGCACACTCAGCGTATGACTTGGTAGCAGGGGCCAACCGAAAACCACCGTACTCCTTCAGCTGCCTGATCTTCATGGCCATCGAGGATGCGCCAAATAAGCGGCTGCCGGTCAAGGATATCTACGGCTGGATCCTGGAGCACTTCCCTTACTTTGCAAGCGCCCCCACAGGCTGGAAGAACTCAGTGCGCCACAATCTATCGCTCAACAAGTGCTTCAAGAAGGTGGATAAAGACCGGAGCCAG aGCATAGGCAAAGGCTCTCTGTGGTCCATAGATCCGGAGTATAGGCACAACCTGATCCAGGCGCTGAAGAAGACGCCGTACCATCCCTACTCGCCCGGCCTGGCCACCCCTTCCACCTCCCCACCCACCCTGCCTCAGACATTTCACCACAG TCCTCCATTGTGGTCGGGGAGTCCCCTCTTCAGAAAGAACGGAGGAGTTCTCCTACAAG TTCCTCGTggtgtgatccaaaatggcgcCCGTGTCAGGAGCCAGGCACTCTTCCCTGTGATAAGACCCCTACCTGTAAGCCCTGTGGGGAGCAGAACCTCGGCCATAAG ATCATCCCTGGGAGATTATCTAAGCCGAGGACAGGACAGCCCATCCCGCTACTCTCCTCCGCCCTGCAGCGAGGACCTCCAGGACGACCACACTTACAGCACCGCAAAATCCCCCAGCAGGCTGTGCTCCTCCGAGGTCGCcaccccttcctccctcctggACGACGACGACGACATCATCGCCGTGGagatccaatcagacatcaaaCCCGAGCCCCGGGAGATCCCGCTGGATTCTCATGTCACCACTGCCGCCGCTACCTACATTTCCCAGCAGCCCCTGCGCGGACAGAGACGTAGCTCGGGGGCGGGAGCTGGGACTCTGGCAGGAAGCAGTTTGCCCTGGACCAAAAACCGAGCGAGGGGCATTAGCGACACGCTGCCGCTGAAGAAGCGGCGCGCGGCGGCGGTGGAGAAGCCGCCGGAGAGTGACGACgaggagatgaaggaggcaGCGGGGTCGCTGCTCCACCTGGCGGGGGTCAGAGCCTGCCTCAACAACATCACAAACCGCACCGCCAAGGGCCAGAAGGAGCAGAAAGAGGCCCTGAGAAACTAA